The following proteins are co-located in the Hyalangium minutum genome:
- a CDS encoding energy transducer TonB: MGIFTGLLWLSSQLPARPSAAEEKPPERPLAVAPVPPPLPEEKAEPFGTDLVLNPARMGDELSCSGPNEDVIPFGVGMTRPEFLSGPALVHTPEAREAHVQGLIIAKCTVTCRGEVRGCRIIKPLPYMEQAALDVLQSRRYKPTRYLGRPVTVSYFFGLRVEPPVDPPPSP, from the coding sequence ATGGGGATCTTCACAGGCCTGCTGTGGTTGTCATCGCAGCTACCCGCACGGCCCTCGGCGGCGGAGGAGAAACCACCGGAGCGCCCTCTCGCTGTGGCTCCTGTGCCTCCTCCCCTGCCCGAAGAGAAGGCCGAGCCCTTTGGGACGGACCTCGTGCTGAACCCCGCGCGCATGGGCGATGAACTCAGTTGCTCCGGCCCCAACGAGGACGTGATCCCCTTTGGCGTGGGCATGACGCGGCCGGAGTTCCTCTCCGGACCTGCGCTCGTACACACGCCCGAGGCACGCGAGGCCCACGTTCAGGGCCTCATCATCGCCAAGTGCACCGTGACCTGCCGGGGTGAAGTCCGCGGCTGCCGCATCATCAAGCCGCTACCTTATATGGAGCAGGCCGCGCTCGACGTGCTCCAGAGCCGCCGCTACAAGCCCACGCGCTACCTGGGCAGGCCCGTCACCGTCTCCTATTTCTTCGGGCTCCGCGTCGAGCCTCCGGTGGACCCGCCCCCCTCTCCATAG
- the hpf gene encoding ribosome hibernation-promoting factor, HPF/YfiA family, which yields MNRPLQITFRGMDTSEAMAEYIRGEAEKLEQFCDRIVGCHVVVEQPHKHQRQGNRFHVRVDLHVPGKELFAGREHAERREHEDPYQAVNDAFEAVRHQLQHYTETQHAHR from the coding sequence ATGAACCGACCGCTGCAGATCACCTTCCGGGGGATGGACACGAGCGAGGCCATGGCCGAGTACATCCGGGGTGAGGCGGAGAAGCTGGAGCAGTTCTGCGATCGCATCGTCGGCTGCCACGTCGTGGTGGAGCAGCCGCACAAGCACCAGCGCCAGGGCAACCGCTTCCACGTGCGCGTCGATCTGCACGTGCCGGGCAAGGAGCTCTTCGCCGGGCGCGAGCACGCCGAGCGCCGTGAGCACGAGGACCCGTATCAGGCGGTGAATGACGCCTTCGAGGCGGTCCGCCACCAGCTCCAGCACTACACGGAGACTCAGCACGCGCACCGCTGA
- a CDS encoding inositol-3-phosphate synthase codes for MTTKGRSVSKPEGKLAVLLPGLGAVSTTLIAGVEMIKQGKGAPVGSLTQMGTARLGKRTEGRTVKIQDLVPLTNLNDVVFGAWDIISENAAQVIERSDVLSKEHQALVRPAMEKIVPKKGVHNPEFVRRIAANHVKDTKTHRESIEALRQDIRDFKKELGAKRAVMIVTSSVETYTGSPAATHSLAALEKALDANDSSINPTMLYAYAAIKEGVPFANATPNASVDTPALQELARQENVPVAGRDLKSGQTMMKTVIAPALKARMLGLQGWFSTNILGNRDGEVLDDPQAFKAKEVTKSGVLDTILQPELYPELYGKVSHKVSIHYYPPRGDAKEGWDNIDIFGWLNYPMQLKINFLCRDSILAAPLVLDIALFMDLAKRLEWKGIQEWMSFYFKSPMALEGLQVEHDLFIQTTKLKNTLRAIAGEEPITHLGLDYYGDDLPL; via the coding sequence ATGACTACGAAGGGAAGGTCTGTCTCCAAGCCTGAGGGGAAGCTGGCGGTGTTGCTGCCGGGCCTCGGGGCGGTCTCCACGACGCTGATCGCTGGCGTCGAGATGATCAAGCAGGGCAAGGGCGCTCCGGTGGGTTCGCTCACGCAGATGGGCACTGCCCGCCTTGGGAAGCGGACCGAGGGCCGCACCGTCAAGATTCAGGACCTGGTGCCCCTGACGAACCTCAATGACGTCGTGTTCGGCGCGTGGGACATCATCAGCGAGAACGCGGCGCAGGTGATTGAGCGCTCGGACGTGCTGAGCAAGGAGCACCAGGCGCTGGTGCGTCCGGCGATGGAGAAGATCGTCCCGAAGAAGGGCGTGCACAACCCCGAGTTCGTGCGCCGCATCGCTGCCAACCACGTCAAGGACACCAAGACGCACCGCGAGAGCATCGAGGCGCTGCGCCAGGACATCCGCGACTTCAAGAAGGAGCTGGGTGCCAAGCGCGCGGTGATGATCGTCACCTCGTCCGTGGAGACGTACACGGGCTCGCCGGCGGCCACGCACTCGCTGGCGGCGCTGGAGAAGGCGCTGGACGCGAACGACTCGTCCATCAACCCCACGATGCTGTACGCGTATGCGGCCATCAAGGAGGGCGTGCCCTTCGCCAACGCGACGCCGAACGCCTCGGTGGACACCCCGGCGCTGCAGGAGCTGGCGCGCCAGGAGAACGTGCCGGTGGCGGGGCGTGACCTGAAGAGCGGCCAGACGATGATGAAGACGGTCATCGCTCCGGCGCTGAAGGCGCGCATGCTGGGCCTGCAGGGCTGGTTCTCCACCAACATCCTCGGCAACCGCGACGGCGAGGTGCTGGATGATCCGCAGGCCTTCAAGGCGAAGGAAGTGACCAAGTCGGGCGTGCTGGACACCATCCTCCAGCCGGAGCTGTACCCCGAGCTCTACGGCAAGGTGAGCCACAAGGTCTCCATCCACTACTACCCTCCGCGTGGCGACGCGAAGGAGGGATGGGACAACATCGACATCTTCGGCTGGCTGAACTACCCCATGCAGCTGAAGATCAACTTCCTGTGCCGCGACTCCATCCTGGCCGCGCCGCTGGTGCTGGACATTGCCCTGTTCATGGACCTGGCCAAGCGCCTGGAGTGGAAGGGCATCCAGGAGTGGATGAGCTTCTACTTCAAGAGCCCCATGGCGCTCGAGGGCCTGCAGGTCGAGCACGACCTGTTCATCCAGACGACCAAGCTGAAGAACACGCTGCGTGCGATCGCGGGCGAAGAGCCCATCACCCACCTCGGCCTCGACTACTACGGGGATGACCTCCCGCTCTGA
- a CDS encoding MFS transporter, with protein sequence MGESEGQPGHLSSGLVWLMAGASGMAAANLYYNQPLLGDIGRELGAMGSALGWVPTMTQVGYAAGMLLIVPLGDSLERRRVIVTMTVLVSLALMGAALAPSLAWMVAASFAVGITTVVPQLLVPFAAHLAPPAERGRVVGTVMSGLLIGILLSRTAAGFIGTHLGWRAMFWIGAGLMLVMAGVLRLALPSQEAVAAMPYGALLRSIGGLVREEPVLRLHSLLGALTFGSFGAFWATLALYLQSLPEHYGPQTAGLFGAVGVVGAAAAPLVGRYADVRGDRKINALAIGVLLASFVVLALLGQWLWGIALGVILLDLGAQSNHISNQTRVYSLRPEARSRLNTVYMVTYFVGGAAGAWLGTSAWVRFGWTGVCLVGGGFALVALGVLGGGTARAARSYQDRL encoded by the coding sequence ATGGGCGAATCAGAAGGACAGCCGGGGCATTTGAGCTCCGGCCTGGTGTGGCTGATGGCGGGAGCCTCGGGGATGGCGGCGGCCAACCTCTATTACAACCAGCCCCTGCTGGGAGACATCGGGCGGGAGCTGGGCGCGATGGGCAGTGCGCTCGGCTGGGTTCCGACGATGACACAGGTGGGCTACGCGGCGGGCATGCTGCTCATCGTCCCCTTGGGAGACAGCCTCGAGCGGCGGCGCGTCATCGTCACCATGACGGTGCTGGTGAGCCTGGCCTTGATGGGCGCAGCGCTCGCGCCGAGCCTGGCGTGGATGGTGGCGGCGAGCTTCGCCGTGGGCATCACCACCGTCGTCCCTCAGCTCCTGGTGCCCTTCGCCGCGCATCTGGCCCCGCCGGCCGAGCGCGGGCGGGTGGTGGGCACGGTGATGAGCGGGCTGCTCATTGGCATCCTCCTGTCGCGCACGGCGGCGGGCTTCATCGGCACGCACCTGGGCTGGCGAGCGATGTTCTGGATCGGCGCTGGACTGATGCTGGTGATGGCGGGAGTCCTGCGGCTGGCCCTTCCGTCTCAGGAGGCCGTGGCGGCCATGCCCTACGGTGCACTGCTGCGATCGATCGGAGGACTGGTGCGCGAGGAGCCCGTGCTGCGGCTCCACTCGCTGCTGGGAGCGCTCACCTTCGGCTCGTTCGGAGCCTTCTGGGCCACGCTGGCCCTCTACCTCCAGAGCCTGCCCGAGCACTACGGTCCTCAGACAGCGGGCCTCTTCGGCGCGGTGGGAGTCGTGGGAGCGGCCGCGGCGCCGCTCGTGGGGCGCTACGCGGACGTCCGAGGGGACCGGAAGATCAACGCGCTGGCCATTGGCGTGCTGCTGGCCTCCTTCGTCGTGCTGGCGCTGCTTGGGCAATGGCTGTGGGGCATCGCGCTGGGCGTCATCCTCCTGGACCTGGGAGCCCAGTCCAACCACATCTCGAACCAGACGCGCGTCTACTCCTTACGCCCCGAGGCGCGCAGCCGGCTCAACACCGTCTACATGGTGACCTACTTCGTGGGAGGAGCCGCTGGCGCCTGGCTGGGCACCTCGGCGTGGGTGCGCTTCGGCTGGACGGGCGTGTGCCTCGTGGGAGGTGGCTTTGCGCTCGTGGCGCTCGGGGTGCTGGGAGGGGGGACCGCTCGCGCAGCGCGCAGCTACCAGGACAGGTTGTAG
- a CDS encoding aldo/keto reductase — MDDQRHHDARTPRGSTDSGLSRREVLAAGLGSALLLGAGPAQSPSQGSASGPASDEKPAMITRPIPRTGEQLPVIGLGTWQTFNVGTDAKERAPLKDVLKRFLERGGRVIDSSPMYDRAELVVGDLLTEQGQQRAPFLASKVWTMGKTEGEQQMRTSIQRMGRGRMDLMQVHNLVDVKTHLATLREWQEAGRIRYVGVTHYQPSSFDTLEKLVRQEAIDFVQLPYSIVQREVENRLLPACAERGVAVLVMSPFEQGGLFEKVRGKPLPPWAADFDCSSWAQYFLKFILGHPAVTCPIPATSNPKHLEDNLKAGFGRLPDEKTRAKMVKHLGL; from the coding sequence ATGGATGACCAGCGCCACCACGACGCACGGACCCCACGCGGGAGCACGGACTCTGGCCTCTCTCGCCGGGAAGTCCTCGCCGCGGGGCTCGGCAGTGCCCTCCTCCTGGGTGCCGGCCCCGCCCAGTCTCCCTCCCAGGGCTCCGCCTCGGGCCCGGCCTCCGACGAGAAGCCCGCGATGATCACCCGCCCCATCCCTCGCACCGGCGAGCAACTGCCCGTCATCGGGCTCGGCACGTGGCAGACGTTCAACGTGGGCACGGACGCCAAGGAGCGCGCCCCGCTCAAGGACGTGCTCAAGCGCTTCCTCGAGCGCGGCGGCCGCGTCATCGACTCCTCGCCCATGTATGACCGCGCCGAGCTCGTCGTGGGTGACTTGCTCACGGAGCAGGGCCAGCAGCGCGCGCCCTTCCTCGCCTCGAAGGTGTGGACCATGGGCAAGACCGAGGGCGAGCAGCAGATGCGCACCTCCATCCAGCGCATGGGCCGCGGGCGCATGGACCTGATGCAGGTGCACAACCTGGTGGACGTGAAGACGCACCTGGCCACCCTGCGCGAGTGGCAGGAGGCCGGCCGCATCCGCTACGTCGGCGTCACCCACTACCAGCCCTCGTCCTTCGACACGCTGGAGAAACTCGTCCGCCAGGAGGCCATCGACTTCGTGCAGCTGCCCTACTCCATCGTCCAGCGCGAGGTGGAGAACCGGCTGCTGCCCGCCTGTGCCGAGCGCGGTGTGGCGGTGCTCGTCATGAGCCCCTTCGAGCAGGGCGGCCTCTTCGAGAAGGTACGCGGCAAGCCGCTGCCGCCGTGGGCCGCGGACTTCGACTGCTCCAGCTGGGCGCAGTACTTCCTCAAGTTCATCCTCGGCCACCCCGCGGTGACGTGCCCTATCCCCGCCACCAGCAACCCCAAGCACCTCGAGGACAACCTCAAGGCCGGCTTCGGCCGTCTGCCCGACGAGAAGACCCGCGCCAAGATGGTGAAGCACCTGGGCCTCTGA
- a CDS encoding phosphatase PAP2 family protein, producing the protein MTSRSDAKTGSKTFTWLVTLAAAGHLVFVTAMGRLRWEHAAADLLLAGLAWAGPAPRRFLQGGFPLWLTGMLLDNQWLWLGLRGRVHTGDLWELERVLFPCPDGTTWPAYFATRTHAVLDFFCGFSYAAYLYEVFGLALLFFFRKHPRFATMCWAFCLLNAMGVVTYMLYPAAPPWYVMAYGPGPADLTAPPSPAGTARFDALMGISYFAKFYARNPNVFGAMPSLHAAYPTLVVWQSWGLGRSWRVGTIAFAALVAFSAIYLQHHYILDVVAGVVAALAACWIVEYALVRRESPASATVPVMPGGDSRA; encoded by the coding sequence ATGACCTCCCGCTCTGACGCCAAGACCGGGTCGAAGACGTTCACGTGGCTCGTCACCCTCGCGGCGGCGGGCCACCTCGTCTTCGTCACCGCGATGGGGAGGCTGCGGTGGGAGCACGCCGCGGCCGACCTGTTGCTTGCGGGGCTGGCTTGGGCCGGCCCCGCGCCGCGGCGTTTTCTCCAAGGCGGCTTCCCGCTGTGGCTCACCGGCATGCTGCTGGACAACCAGTGGCTGTGGCTGGGCCTGCGCGGCCGCGTCCACACCGGGGACTTGTGGGAGCTGGAGCGTGTGCTCTTCCCGTGCCCGGACGGCACCACCTGGCCTGCGTACTTCGCCACGCGCACCCACGCGGTGCTCGATTTCTTCTGCGGCTTCTCCTACGCGGCCTACCTCTACGAAGTCTTCGGACTGGCGCTGTTGTTCTTCTTCCGCAAGCACCCGCGCTTCGCGACCATGTGCTGGGCCTTCTGCCTGCTGAACGCCATGGGCGTGGTGACGTACATGCTCTACCCCGCGGCGCCTCCCTGGTACGTGATGGCGTACGGCCCCGGTCCCGCGGACCTCACGGCTCCACCGAGCCCCGCCGGCACCGCGCGCTTCGACGCGCTGATGGGCATCAGCTACTTCGCGAAGTTCTACGCCCGCAACCCCAATGTCTTCGGGGCCATGCCCTCGCTGCACGCCGCCTACCCGACCCTGGTCGTCTGGCAGTCGTGGGGGTTGGGCCGGAGCTGGCGCGTGGGCACCATTGCATTCGCCGCACTGGTGGCGTTCTCCGCCATCTACCTGCAACACCACTACATCTTGGACGTCGTGGCGGGAGTGGTTGCCGCTCTGGCCGCCTGCTGGATTGTTGAGTACGCCCTCGTCCGGCGTGAATCTCCAGCTTCCGCGACCGTCCCCGTCATGCCTGGAGGCGACAGCCGTGCTTGA
- a CDS encoding cyclic nucleotide-binding domain-containing protein produces MEVEVRFATTEDERAAVYRLRYATYVEEMHVYTRQADHERHWFLDSEDTAAHLMYAKVEEDVVGTLRVQLEAEGALPEPTASRFALERFRPLVRPEQICVVGRFMVRQDMRGTAVPYRLIQESIRFQLAQGQELAFCDCQPHLLNLYMSLGFRPYLGTYDHPEFGVMVPLVLVLRDREHLEWVGSPLTPLLPTDAPPSEVPERVAPLLAKARGVMSQELSDPDSYWREVHGLMGTARPAVFAGLSEQELQAVLASSHVIQCAPGDYLIRKGQVARTVFVVLAGSLEVRDGERAVATASEGEVLGEVAFLLSSSRISDVCATGNGARVLCLSEKSLRALIDSSSRAAALLLLNLSRALAHKLVQRADNPKSGG; encoded by the coding sequence ATGGAAGTTGAGGTCCGCTTCGCCACCACGGAAGACGAGCGTGCCGCCGTCTACCGTCTGCGCTACGCGACCTATGTGGAGGAGATGCACGTCTACACCCGGCAGGCCGATCACGAGCGCCACTGGTTCCTGGACTCGGAGGACACCGCGGCCCACTTGATGTACGCAAAGGTGGAAGAGGACGTGGTGGGGACGCTCCGGGTGCAGCTGGAGGCAGAGGGAGCCCTGCCCGAGCCCACGGCCTCGCGCTTCGCGCTGGAGCGCTTCCGGCCGCTGGTGCGCCCGGAGCAGATCTGCGTGGTGGGCCGCTTCATGGTGCGCCAGGACATGCGCGGCACGGCGGTGCCCTACCGGCTCATTCAAGAGAGCATCCGCTTCCAGCTCGCCCAGGGCCAGGAGCTGGCCTTCTGCGACTGCCAGCCGCACTTGCTCAACCTTTATATGTCGCTGGGGTTCCGGCCCTACCTGGGCACGTATGACCACCCGGAGTTCGGGGTGATGGTGCCGCTGGTGCTGGTGCTGCGGGACCGAGAGCACCTGGAGTGGGTGGGCTCGCCGCTGACGCCGCTGCTGCCCACGGACGCGCCGCCCTCGGAGGTGCCGGAGCGGGTGGCGCCGCTGCTGGCGAAGGCGCGCGGGGTGATGAGCCAGGAGCTGAGCGATCCGGACTCGTACTGGCGGGAGGTGCACGGGCTGATGGGCACGGCGCGCCCGGCCGTGTTCGCCGGTCTGTCCGAGCAGGAGCTGCAGGCGGTGCTGGCCAGCAGCCACGTCATCCAGTGCGCTCCGGGGGACTACCTCATCCGCAAGGGGCAGGTGGCGCGCACCGTGTTCGTGGTGCTCGCCGGCTCGCTGGAGGTGCGCGACGGAGAGCGCGCGGTAGCCACCGCGTCCGAGGGCGAGGTGCTCGGGGAGGTGGCCTTCCTGCTGTCCAGCTCTCGCATCAGCGACGTGTGCGCCACGGGCAATGGCGCGCGAGTGCTGTGCCTGAGCGAGAAGTCGCTGCGCGCGCTGATCGACTCCAGCTCGCGCGCGGCGGCGCTGCTGCTGCTCAACCTGTCGCGAGCGCTGGCGCACAAGCTGGTCCAGCGCGCGGACAACCCCAAGTCGGGCGGTTAG
- a CDS encoding pyridoxamine 5'-phosphate oxidase family protein — protein MAKKKAEKKDGSQKDAITHLGELIHGIKVAMMTTVESDGSLRSRPMWTHDRDFDGELWFFTREHSAKVGEVEHDHHVNLSYAEPGKDHFVSVSGRCRLVLDKEKARELWNPSLKAWFPDGLEDPELALLCVKVEKAEYWDTADSRMVQLIGFVKSVLTGEPYKPGENEKVQLGSEDAGLNVH, from the coding sequence ATGGCCAAGAAGAAGGCGGAGAAGAAGGACGGAAGCCAGAAGGACGCCATCACCCACCTCGGCGAGCTCATTCACGGCATCAAGGTGGCGATGATGACGACGGTGGAGAGCGACGGCAGCCTGCGCAGCCGTCCCATGTGGACGCATGACCGGGACTTCGATGGGGAGCTGTGGTTCTTCACCCGCGAGCACTCGGCCAAGGTGGGTGAGGTGGAGCATGACCACCACGTGAACCTCTCCTACGCCGAGCCCGGCAAGGACCACTTCGTCTCCGTCAGTGGGCGCTGCCGCCTGGTGCTCGACAAGGAGAAGGCCCGCGAGCTGTGGAACCCCTCCTTGAAAGCCTGGTTCCCGGACGGCCTGGAGGACCCGGAGCTTGCGCTGCTCTGCGTCAAGGTGGAGAAGGCCGAGTACTGGGACACGGCCGACAGCCGCATGGTGCAGCTGATCGGCTTCGTGAAATCCGTCCTCACTGGCGAGCCGTACAAGCCCGGCGAGAACGAGAAGGTGCAACTGGGCTCGGAGGATGCGGGCCTCAACGTGCACTGA
- a CDS encoding DUF72 domain-containing protein encodes MIRFGPAGWTYKDWEGVVYPKPKPKGFDPLEAMASLFDTIELNTSFYAPMTPHNAHLWLERTAFNPDFRFTAKLWRRFTHERSEPWTAEEVRWTRVGLGILEKAGRLGAVLVQFPWSFRNVPENRDHVDAIVSAFEGFPLVLEVRHASWNEPSYYAELVERGLGFVNIDQPLFKDSIAPSARATASVGYVRVHGRNYKEWFRQKGSAYDRYDYLYSARELEPWAARTKEVASHPRTEDVYVITNNHARGKGVTNALMLKAMVTGEQVEAPATLLREYPEHLAPYARPVDLAAREWGAPGLLGER; translated from the coding sequence ATGATTCGGTTTGGCCCCGCGGGGTGGACATATAAGGACTGGGAGGGGGTGGTGTACCCCAAGCCCAAGCCGAAGGGGTTCGATCCGCTGGAGGCCATGGCGTCGCTGTTCGACACCATCGAGCTCAACACCTCCTTCTATGCGCCCATGACGCCGCACAACGCGCACCTGTGGCTGGAGCGCACGGCGTTCAACCCGGACTTCCGCTTCACGGCGAAGCTGTGGCGGCGCTTCACCCACGAGCGCTCCGAGCCCTGGACGGCGGAGGAGGTGCGGTGGACGCGGGTGGGGCTGGGCATCCTGGAGAAGGCCGGCCGGCTGGGGGCCGTGCTGGTGCAGTTCCCCTGGTCCTTCCGCAACGTGCCGGAGAACCGGGACCATGTGGACGCCATCGTCTCGGCGTTCGAGGGCTTCCCGCTGGTGCTGGAGGTGCGGCACGCCTCGTGGAACGAGCCCTCGTACTACGCGGAGCTGGTGGAGCGGGGGCTGGGCTTCGTGAACATTGATCAGCCGCTCTTCAAGGACTCCATTGCCCCGAGCGCGCGGGCCACGGCGTCCGTGGGCTACGTGCGCGTGCACGGCCGCAACTACAAGGAGTGGTTCCGGCAGAAGGGCTCGGCGTACGACCGGTATGACTACCTGTACTCCGCGCGAGAGCTGGAGCCCTGGGCGGCGCGGACGAAGGAGGTCGCCTCGCACCCGCGCACGGAGGACGTGTACGTCATCACCAACAACCACGCGCGGGGCAAGGGCGTGACGAACGCGCTGATGTTGAAGGCGATGGTGACGGGCGAGCAGGTGGAGGCCCCCGCGACGCTGCTGCGCGAGTACCCCGAGCACCTGGCCCCATACGCCCGCCCGGTGGACCTGGCGGCCCGGGAGTGGGGGGCCCCGGGACTCTTGGGGGAAAGGTGA
- a CDS encoding ABC transporter permease codes for MEVFLRDARFAWRGLRRTPSFTLAVVLTLGLALGANTVIFSMVHALVLRPLPFPQSGDLVRLYCNQPSGGVGSVSQPEAAAWAEEAQAFSGVMSFHYTFVNRTGGELPERLLAARITPNFLSVVGVAPAAGRAFTPEDALPGAASSALISNGLATRVFTSAAAAADQTLWLDGTSVRVAGVLPPGFALGDSSREVEVWLPLHLDTSSEAQGNHMLSVMGRLKPGVPMESARQAALRRSAMLRGTRESSDATESAHTVHALAWQEDVTGRARGVVFALWGAAAFVLLIACANVANLMLARAMHRRREGAIRTALGASVGRRVSEALAESLLLSLLGGVVGLLLALWGTDALSALLPTALRNLAPPTLHLPVLLFTAGLCGAVAVLLGLVRALDSSRASLLPLLGGGHGSTGARHPLRSGLVVVQLTLALVLLTGAGLLVRTLAHLSSVDLGFHAEGVVSAAVQLPAQRYPDEASRIRAAHRLEEAVAALPGVQSVGVQRELHLGGSTTSSTVTVEGTDATGVPRSAEHRVVSPGAFEALGVPLKTGRLLASTDAWGSAPVAVVNEAFVRSFLAGREPLGSRFTIDRETWWTVVGVVGDVRHRELTAAPAPAFYWPVAQVGPPQLYLLMRGTPAPTLAQVREAVHGVDSELPVPALEQLGSLVARSRQRHELLLALLSALSGLALVLAALGIWGVVSYGITQRTRELSIRRALGATERNLVRLVVGSVGRMLGIALLVGLPAAVGLAQVARSLLYGVTPADIPTLLGCAALLGTVGLVAAWLPARRAAKVDPGLTLRAE; via the coding sequence ATGGAAGTTTTCCTCAGAGACGCCCGGTTCGCCTGGCGCGGTCTGCGCCGCACCCCCAGCTTTACCCTCGCCGTGGTGCTCACGCTGGGGCTGGCGCTGGGGGCCAACACCGTCATCTTCAGCATGGTGCATGCGCTGGTGCTGCGCCCGCTGCCCTTTCCCCAGAGCGGGGACTTGGTGCGGCTGTACTGCAACCAGCCCTCGGGGGGAGTCGGCAGTGTCTCCCAGCCCGAGGCTGCGGCTTGGGCCGAGGAGGCGCAGGCCTTCAGTGGGGTGATGAGCTTCCACTACACCTTCGTCAACCGCACGGGTGGCGAGCTGCCCGAGCGCCTCCTGGCGGCCCGCATCACCCCGAACTTCCTCTCCGTCGTGGGCGTGGCGCCTGCCGCAGGCCGTGCCTTCACGCCCGAGGATGCGCTCCCAGGGGCGGCGTCCTCCGCCCTCATCTCGAACGGGCTGGCCACGCGGGTGTTCACCTCCGCGGCTGCGGCAGCGGATCAGACGCTCTGGCTGGATGGCACCAGCGTGCGGGTCGCGGGGGTGCTGCCGCCGGGCTTTGCGCTGGGGGACTCCTCGCGCGAAGTGGAGGTCTGGTTGCCCCTCCACCTGGACACCTCCTCGGAGGCCCAAGGCAACCACATGCTGTCGGTGATGGGACGGCTGAAGCCCGGCGTGCCGATGGAGTCCGCGCGCCAGGCGGCCCTCCGCCGCAGTGCCATGCTGCGAGGCACCCGCGAGTCCAGTGACGCCACGGAGTCGGCGCACACGGTGCACGCTCTGGCCTGGCAGGAGGATGTGACGGGGCGGGCGCGGGGCGTGGTGTTCGCGCTGTGGGGCGCCGCGGCCTTCGTGCTCCTCATTGCCTGCGCCAACGTGGCCAACCTGATGCTGGCGCGTGCGATGCACCGCCGGCGGGAGGGCGCCATCCGCACCGCGCTGGGGGCCAGCGTGGGCCGCCGCGTGAGCGAGGCGCTCGCCGAGAGTCTCCTGCTGTCGCTGCTGGGCGGCGTGGTGGGACTGCTCCTGGCGCTGTGGGGGACCGATGCGCTCTCGGCGCTGCTGCCCACGGCGCTGCGGAACCTGGCCCCGCCCACGCTCCACCTGCCCGTGCTGCTCTTCACAGCGGGACTCTGTGGCGCCGTGGCGGTGCTCCTGGGGTTGGTGCGAGCGCTGGACTCCTCGAGGGCCTCGCTCCTGCCGCTGCTGGGCGGCGGCCACGGCAGCACGGGGGCTCGCCACCCGCTGCGCTCGGGGCTCGTGGTGGTGCAGCTCACCCTGGCGCTCGTGCTGCTCACGGGGGCGGGGCTGCTGGTGCGGACGCTCGCGCACCTCTCCTCCGTGGATCTGGGCTTCCACGCCGAGGGCGTGGTGTCCGCGGCGGTGCAACTGCCGGCCCAGCGCTACCCGGACGAGGCCTCGCGCATTCGCGCCGCCCACCGGTTGGAGGAGGCCGTTGCGGCGCTCCCGGGGGTTCAGTCGGTGGGGGTGCAGCGGGAGCTGCACCTGGGGGGCTCCACCACCTCGTCGACTGTCACGGTGGAGGGGACGGATGCCACGGGAGTGCCTCGCAGCGCCGAGCACCGCGTGGTCAGCCCTGGCGCCTTTGAGGCCCTGGGCGTGCCGCTGAAGACGGGCAGGCTCCTGGCTTCGACGGACGCCTGGGGGAGTGCTCCGGTGGCGGTGGTCAACGAGGCCTTCGTGCGGAGCTTCCTCGCGGGACGGGAGCCCCTGGGCAGCCGCTTCACCATCGACCGTGAGACGTGGTGGACGGTGGTGGGCGTGGTGGGGGACGTGCGCCACCGCGAGCTGACGGCGGCTCCGGCTCCGGCGTTCTATTGGCCCGTGGCGCAGGTGGGGCCGCCGCAGCTGTACTTGCTCATGCGAGGCACGCCCGCGCCCACGCTGGCGCAGGTGCGCGAGGCGGTGCACGGCGTGGACTCCGAGCTGCCGGTGCCCGCGCTGGAGCAGCTTGGCTCGCTGGTGGCGAGGAGCCGGCAGCGCCATGAGCTGTTGCTGGCGCTGCTGTCCGCGCTCTCGGGGCTGGCGCTGGTGCTGGCGGCGCTGGGCATCTGGGGCGTGGTGTCCTACGGCATCACCCAGCGCACGCGCGAGTTGTCGATCCGCAGGGCATTGGGAGCGACGGAGCGCAACCTGGTGCGGCTCGTGGTGGGCTCGGTGGGGCGGATGTTGGGGATTGCGTTGCTGGTGGGGCTCCCGGCGGCGGTGGGGCTGGCGCAGGTGGCGCGCAGTCTCCTCTATGGAGTGACTCCGGCGGACATCCCCACGCTGCTGGGGTGCGCGGCGCTGCTGGGCACGGTGGGCCTGGTGGCGGCGTGGTTGCCCGCGCGCCGGGCGGCCAAGGTGGATCCGGGCCTCACGCTGCGGGCCGAGTAG